DNA from Cupriavidus necator N-1:
TCTTGTTATCCCCCTTCTCCGATCACATGACTGGCGTGAACCTGCTGCACGATGGCGGGTTCACGAGAGCCTATTGAGTATTAACCAGGGAAACAGCGTTCCTTTTCAGTCGACAAGAGACCTTCATTTACCTCGGAAGTCGCCATCCAAAAAAAACATGGCGAGCCTGGTAGCTCGCCATGTTTATACCCGGGCATGTATTGCGGTCTGCAACCTCAATCCAGCGTAATCTTCCCCGCCTTAACAATCTCCGCATAGCGCGTAGTATCGCGCTCGATCAGCTTGCGGAACTCCTCAGGCGTACCGCCTACCGGCACAAATCCTAGGTCGGTCAGCTTCTTCGTGACCTCCGGGCTGCGCGTGGCCGCGGCGATTTCCTTGGCCATGCGGGCCACGATCGGTTGCGGCGTGCCAGCCGGCGCCATCAGCCCGGTCCACGAACTCATCACGAAGCCGGGGAAACCTGCTTCTTCCATGGTCGGGATGTTGGGCTCGCCGGGCCAGCGCTTGGCGGAGGCCACGGCCAGCACATTGATCTTGCCCGACTTCACATGCGGCATCGGCACCAGCAGCGGGTCGAAGGCCACGGAGACTTCGCCGGACACTAGCGCGGGCAGGATCGGCGCGCTGCCGTTGTACGGCACGTGGGTCAGCTTGAGCTTCGATTCCATCGCCAGGCGCTCGCCCGTCAGGTGCGCGGAGCTGCCGACGCCGCTGGAACCGAAGGTCAGCGTGTCGGGGTGCTTCTTGCCGTAGTCGACCAGTTCGGCGACGGTCTTGACCGGCAGCTTCTTGCTGGAGAACAGGAACAGCGGCAGCTCGGCCATTTCCGCCACCGGCACCAGGTCCGTGGGCTTGTAGCTGAGCTTGGAATACAGCGACATGTTCGCGCTGTAGGCGGCCAGCACCGACACGAAGGTGTAGCCGTCCGGCGCCGAGCGCGCGGCCACGCCGACGCCCAAGGTGCTGTTGGCGCCGGGTTTGTTCTCGATGATGATCGGCTGGCCCAGCCGCTGCGAGACTCTTTCGAACACGACGCGCGAGACGGTGTCGGTGGAGCCGCCAGGCGTGTAAGGCACGATTACCTTGATCGGCTTGGCCGGCCACGCTTCGGCGGCGAGGGCAGTGGGGGCGGTGTGGGCGGCGGCCAGGCCGGCAATGGCCATGGCGGCGAAACGCGCGCTGCGCGATACGCGATGCTTGATGCTGGACTTCAACTACATCTCCTTCCTTGGCTTCTTCGACTATCCCCTGGCGGGGATGCTGCGGCCGGATATTCCGGCCGGCCAATTATGCGGGACGCAGTATTGAGGTTCCGGGGCAATACCGCCCAAATCGCGGACGCCAGCCATCCACTGTGCGATAGCCGCACGGCGCGGCCGACGATCCGGCTCAGAATTCGTAGTTGATCGACAGGTCGAAGACCCCGTTGGTCGACTTGCGCGTGATCGGGCTGTCCGCCGCATCGCCGGCCAACTGCGAGATCGCGATGTCGCTGGTGGCAAACCAGTGCTTGTTGAAATACCACACCGCGCTGACGCCGAAGCCGTAGGACTTGATGCCGCCGCGCGCATGGTAGGCGGGCCGCCCGGCGCGGGCCTGCGAGTCGCTGACGCCGTACCAGGCGTTCATATAGCGCGAGTCGGCCAGCGTCACGGTGGGGCCGGCAAACCAGAAGAATTTTTCGGAGCTACCCGGCAGCGGCATATAGGCGCCGATATCGCCGACCCAGCCGTCGCTGCCGCCCAGGCTGCGGCGCGCGTCGATGCGCAGCACCAGCGGGAATTCCTTCGAGACCGCGTATTCCGCGAACAGCTTGCCTTCCGGCGCCGGGTTGATATTGCCCATGCCGTCCAGGTGCGGCGAATCCTCCTTTGCGCGCCGTCCAAGGTTGTAGGTCAGCGCGATCCCCGCGCGCCAGTTCTTGCCCCGCAGCAGGTTCACGCCCAGTCCTTCGCCGATCGAAGCAAAGGCCAGGTCGCGGTAGCGGATATCGATGCTGGGCCCGCCGATGACGATGTATTCCGACGAGCCGTCGTAGCGCGGCCGCACCATGGCCGCGGCGCCGAGCCGGACTTGCCAGTCGGGGATGGTGTCTTCAAACAGCTTCTGGAGCGGAATGCCGGCGGAGAACTGCCATTCCGCCAGCGGTGCCGGGGTCTGGGCGCTGGCCAGGCCCGGGGCCAGGACGGCGCCGGCGGCCAGCAGCAGGGCAATGCACGAGGACGGACGCTTGGGGTAGAGCTCGGTCACGGCAGCCTCCAAGCCCGCCAGGCGGGCAGTCAGGTTGCGGGCGCGGGGCCCGTGGGCCACATCTTTCCATTGGATGGCGGCCAGCGCAACCACCCGGGGCCTGGGCGGGTCTCAGTCCAGCAGCTTGTCCAGCGTAATCGGCAGGTCCCGTACGCGCCGGCCGGTGGCATGGTACACGGCATTGGCGATGGCCGCGGCCACGCCGACGATGCCGATCTCGCCGATGCCCTTGGTGCCCAGCGCGTTGATATGTGGATCGTCCTCGTCCACCACTGTCACGTCGATGGTGCCGACGTCGGCATTGACCGGCACGTGGTACTCGGCCAGGTTGGCATTGGCCACGCGCCCGGTGACGGGATCCAGCTCGGTCTTCTCATGCAGCGCCATGCCGATGCCCCAGATAATGCCGCCCTTGAGCTGGCTGTGCGCGGTCTTGCGGTTCAGCAGCCGGCCCACGCCGTAGCTGGCGACGATGCGGCGGACGCGGATCTCGCCCAGGTCTGGATCGACATGGACCTCTGCAAAGACCGCGCCAAAGGCGTGCATTGCGTATTGCTTCCGCTCCTTGCCGGGCTTGGCGCTGGCCCGCGCTTCGATCGCGTGGCCACCTGCGCGGGTGATCGGCGCGGACACGGGTTCGCGCTGCGTCGGATCGGAGCGGCGTTGCAGCCAGCCGTCGGCAATCTCCACGTCTTTCGCCGGCACGCCCGACAGCGGCGAGGCCGGGTCCGCCACGGCTTGCCGGATCAGTTGCCCGCGCGCGGCCGCGGCGGCTTGCTGCACGGCAGGCGCGACGCTGGCGACCGACTGCGAGCCCCCCGACACCGGGGCCTCGGGGAAGGCCGTGTCGCCCAGTTCAAAGCGCACGCGCTCGGGCGGCAGCCCCAGTGCGTCGGCTGCGACCTGCGTCATGACCGTATAGGTGCCCGTGCCGAGGTCTTGCGAGCCGGAGCGTACCAGTGCGGTGCCGTCCGGCAGCAGGCGCACCATCGCGCTGGCGCCCGAACGATAGGTGGGATAGGTCGCGGTGGCCATGCCCAGGCCCACCAGCTTGCCGTTGGCGTGCATCGAACGCGGTTCGGGGTTGCGGCGCGCCCAGTCGAAGCGCTCGGCGGCCTCCCGATAACATTCACGCAGCGATTTGCTGGAAAACGGCAACTGCTTCTCAGGGTCGGTATCGGCGTGGTTGCGCAGGCGCAGCGCGACCGGGTCGATGCCGAGCTGTTCCGCCAGCTCGTCCAGCGCGCATTCCAGCGCAAAGCTGCCAGTGGCTTCGCCCGGCGCCCGCATGAAAGTGGGGGTGCCGATGTTCAGCTTGACCAGCCGCTGGCTGGTCTGCAGGTTGGGGCAGGCATAGAGCCGGCGCGTGATCAGCGCCGCGGATTCAAGCCAGTCTTCGATCATCGAGGTGCAGGCGGTCACATCGTGGCGGATTGCGCTCAGCGCGCCGTCCTGTGCCGCGGCAGCGACCAGATGCTGCTCAGTCAGGGGCCGCGCGCCTACGGTGCCGAACATCTGCGTCCGGTCCACCACCAGCTTCACCGGGCAGCCCGCCTGCCGCGCCGCCATCGCGGCCAGCATCACGTGGGACCATACCGAGCCCTTGCAGCCGAAACCGCCGCCTACGTATGGGCAGATCACGCGAACCTTCTCCATGGGAATGCCGAACGTGGCCGATGCGACCTTGCGGACGCCGGTGACGTATTGCGTCGCGTCGTACAGCGTCAACTCGCCGCCGTCCCAGACGGCGATGGTGGCGTGCGGCTCCATCGGGTTATGGTTTTCCATCGGCGTGGTGTAGACCGTGTCGACCACGGCGGCGGCGCTGCGCAGGCCGGCGTCAGGATCGCCGCGATGGCTGTCGGCCGATCCGTCCTCGTCCTCGTCGGGTTTGCGTGCCTGTGTGCGGGCCTGCGCAAAGTCCAGCACGGCGTCGGCGCGCCGGTATTGCACCGGCAGGCAGCGGGCGGCGTCGCGCGCTTGCTCCAGGGTGTCGGCCACGACCACGGCGATGGGCTGGTTGTTGTAGTGGATGGCGGTGTCCTGCAGCAGGTTCATGACGTGCCCGGCCGTGGCAATGTCCGCGGCGGCCTTTCCGCCCTTGGGCAGGTGCGGTGCATTGAAGGGTGTCATCACCAGCCGCACGCCTGGCATGCGCTCACAGGCGGCGGTGTCCATCGACGTGATCTTGCCGCAGGGGATGGTGCTGGTCACCATCACCGCATGGGCCAGGCCCTGCAGCGGATGGTCGGCGGTATAGCGGGCGCGGCCGGTGACCTTTGGGATGCCGTCGACACGGTCGAGGGGGGCCCCGGTTACGCTCATGCTGAGGCTCCTTGCGGCCGGCTGGCGACCTGCAGCGCGCGCAGCACGGCACGTTGCGCCAGTCCCACCTTGAAAGCGTTGTGGGCATAGGGATGCGCGCCATCAAGCAGCAGCCGCGCGGCTTCGGCGGCGCTGTGCGCGCTCAGCGGACGGCCCGCCAGGGCCCGCTCCGCCGCCGGCACGCGCCACGGCTTGTGCGCCACGCCGCCCAGCGCCAGGCGGGCGCTGCGCACGGTGTTGCTGTCGATTTCCAGCGCCGCGGCCACCGAGACCAGCGCAAAGGCAAAGCTGGCGCGGTCGCGCACCTTCAGGTAGTGGGCATGGGCGGCATAGGGCGAAGGCGGCAGGTCGATGGCGACGATCAGCTCGCCCGGCGCCAGCATGGTGTCGCATTGCGGCGTGTCGCCAGGCAGCCGGTGGAAGTCGCCCATGGGGACGCGGCGCTCGCCGGTGGTGGCGCGTACCACGACCACGGCTTCCAGCGCGGCCAGTGCCACGCACATATCGGACGGATGCACGGCGATGCATTGCTCGCTTGCGCCCAGGATGGCGTGGATGCGGTTGATGCCATCGCGCGCGCCGCAGCCGGAGCCGGGCTTGCGCTTGTTGCAGGCGGGGAAGCCGGGATCGTAGAAGTAGTGGCAGCGCGTGCGCTGCAGCAGGTTGCCGCCCACCGTGGCCATATTGCGCAGTTGCCCGCAGGCGCCCGCCAGCAGCGCTTGCGCCAGCAGCGGATAGCGTTCGCGCACCAGCGGGTGGTTGGCCGCATCAGTGTTGCTGACCATCGCGCCG
Protein-coding regions in this window:
- a CDS encoding Bug family tripartite tricarboxylate transporter substrate binding protein, whose amino-acid sequence is MKSSIKHRVSRSARFAAMAIAGLAAAHTAPTALAAEAWPAKPIKVIVPYTPGGSTDTVSRVVFERVSQRLGQPIIIENKPGANSTLGVGVAARSAPDGYTFVSVLAAYSANMSLYSKLSYKPTDLVPVAEMAELPLFLFSSKKLPVKTVAELVDYGKKHPDTLTFGSSGVGSSAHLTGERLAMESKLKLTHVPYNGSAPILPALVSGEVSVAFDPLLVPMPHVKSGKINVLAVASAKRWPGEPNIPTMEEAGFPGFVMSSWTGLMAPAGTPQPIVARMAKEIAAATRSPEVTKKLTDLGFVPVGGTPEEFRKLIERDTTRYAEIVKAGKITLD
- a CDS encoding MipA/OmpV family protein codes for the protein MTELYPKRPSSCIALLLAAGAVLAPGLASAQTPAPLAEWQFSAGIPLQKLFEDTIPDWQVRLGAAAMVRPRYDGSSEYIVIGGPSIDIRYRDLAFASIGEGLGVNLLRGKNWRAGIALTYNLGRRAKEDSPHLDGMGNINPAPEGKLFAEYAVSKEFPLVLRIDARRSLGGSDGWVGDIGAYMPLPGSSEKFFWFAGPTVTLADSRYMNAWYGVSDSQARAGRPAYHARGGIKSYGFGVSAVWYFNKHWFATSDIAISQLAGDAADSPITRKSTNGVFDLSINYEF
- a CDS encoding xanthine dehydrogenase family protein molybdopterin-binding subunit, which codes for MSVTGAPLDRVDGIPKVTGRARYTADHPLQGLAHAVMVTSTIPCGKITSMDTAACERMPGVRLVMTPFNAPHLPKGGKAAADIATAGHVMNLLQDTAIHYNNQPIAVVVADTLEQARDAARCLPVQYRRADAVLDFAQARTQARKPDEDEDGSADSHRGDPDAGLRSAAAVVDTVYTTPMENHNPMEPHATIAVWDGGELTLYDATQYVTGVRKVASATFGIPMEKVRVICPYVGGGFGCKGSVWSHVMLAAMAARQAGCPVKLVVDRTQMFGTVGARPLTEQHLVAAAAQDGALSAIRHDVTACTSMIEDWLESAALITRRLYACPNLQTSQRLVKLNIGTPTFMRAPGEATGSFALECALDELAEQLGIDPVALRLRNHADTDPEKQLPFSSKSLRECYREAAERFDWARRNPEPRSMHANGKLVGLGMATATYPTYRSGASAMVRLLPDGTALVRSGSQDLGTGTYTVMTQVAADALGLPPERVRFELGDTAFPEAPVSGGSQSVASVAPAVQQAAAAARGQLIRQAVADPASPLSGVPAKDVEIADGWLQRRSDPTQREPVSAPITRAGGHAIEARASAKPGKERKQYAMHAFGAVFAEVHVDPDLGEIRVRRIVASYGVGRLLNRKTAHSQLKGGIIWGIGMALHEKTELDPVTGRVANANLAEYHVPVNADVGTIDVTVVDEDDPHINALGTKGIGEIGIVGVAAAIANAVYHATGRRVRDLPITLDKLLD
- a CDS encoding FAD binding domain-containing protein; translated protein: MNPFSYERPESVDDAMRLGGQPGARYVAGGTNLLDLVKAGVEAPRLLVDVSRLPLAQVAALPDRGLRIGAMVSNTDAANHPLVRERYPLLAQALLAGACGQLRNMATVGGNLLQRTRCHYFYDPGFPACNKRKPGSGCGARDGINRIHAILGASEQCIAVHPSDMCVALAALEAVVVVRATTGERRVPMGDFHRLPGDTPQCDTMLAPGELIVAIDLPPSPYAAHAHYLKVRDRASFAFALVSVAAALEIDSNTVRSARLALGGVAHKPWRVPAAERALAGRPLSAHSAAEAARLLLDGAHPYAHNAFKVGLAQRAVLRALQVASRPQGASA